One window of the Lepisosteus oculatus isolate fLepOcu1 chromosome 24, fLepOcu1.hap2, whole genome shotgun sequence genome contains the following:
- the LOC107079794 gene encoding uncharacterized protein, with amino-acid sequence MDKLLKILSLTVLVSDSARLCPMNCKFCLTGLADCTHVSSLTTVLAGIPTSIDKILLRGGPLTHFPAEAFRNFSQLKVLSINNFPLSSLPEHSFALAEPNSLTELDLSSNLIRGCGVEGAAFAGLHNLTALTLSGNFLGSLRTPWFQPLANLEILKLDNNGITYLQPRIFENLLHLKKLNLSTNRMTYVSTDTFFGLRYLMELDLSSNQLMFVSGDSFRPLTQVKEIVLFRNNLTSLPSIPKSTTTLHLHTNPWLCSCVLVSTITALKVKVMDPTRVTCASPAEIERHPVLEVYHVVCNTNSSEDKYPHDCTAILDCCQYWVYGLMGGFILLLFVFLLVCLMHKHCRQDRLTGPVSGRKDWDTVDCERGFGDTDNRLSSGADRPHSPPHCTFQGNHALTSTRRGKEGRITQKIDQIRLCRTAPDLTCLPMASKLGQVKKNVERTDHFESDDAEYFRKEGVVHCEEHNIYVQNPSLHDIDNAQAQIGTQVTAGICSVEDRRWLKRALSKKSKSCHNLNFNMRDLSLEGEERMWTCDLDLNKAAKPTNESLAKVHEASYQFKMEDHSKTEDQGLQILEDFPSCLVSTKRFFFKADNAPHCGDVGWDTDELEGSLGPPNFQPCAAENVKDEGPDKKDERDEANEGSKWPGVEGHLYRKAHGKNCFKSPAVSDAKRKQGHTVLQRKKTKQEKKKVVFWTGELLTRERFWKYHQNCCDEYKPCPAARTILKQLLAAPPRVVTGKASIERPPGDSDLLRNNKMLSVNLLLRLQEREERKRNRKSALK; translated from the exons ATGGACA AGCTGTTGAAGATTCTTTCTCTGACGGTCTTGGTTTCTGACTCTGCTCGTCTCTGTCCCATGAACTGCAAGTTCTGTCTTACAGGCCTGGCGGACTGTACACATGTTTCCTCTTTGACAACTG TTTTGGCAGGTATCCCCACCTCTATCGATAAGATACTACTACGGGGCGGACCTCTGACCCACTTTCCAGCTGAAGCTTTCAGAAACTTTTCTCAGCTCAAGGTTTTGTCCATCAATAACTTTCCTCTTTCTTCCCTGCCGGAACACTCATTCGCCCTGGCCGAGCCGAACAGCTTGACAGAGCTGGACCTCAGCAGCAACCTCATCCGCGGCTGTGGAGTTGAAGGTGCTGCCTTTGCTGGCCTTCACAACCTCACTGCGCTGACCTTGTCTGGCAACTTTCTAGGTAGTCTGAGAACGCCGTGGTTTCAGCCCTTGGCAAATCTTGAAATTCTTAAACTGGATAACAACGGCATTACCTATCTTCAACCAAGAATTTTTGAGAACTTGCTTCACCTCAAAAAACTGAATTTAAGCACCAATCGAATGACCTACGTTTCCACAGATACGTTTTTCGGTTTGAGATATTTGATGGAACTGGACTTGTCCAGTAATCAGCTGATGTTCGTCAGCGGCGATTCCTTCAGACCCCTCACCCAAGTGAAGGAGATTGTTTTGTTTCGTAACAACTTAACATCTCTTCCCTCCATTCCAAAATCCACAACAACTTTGCATCTCCACACCAACCCATGGCTGTGCAGCTGTGTGCTGGTAAGCACCATAACTGCTTTGAAAGTCAAGGTCATGGATCCCACCAGAGTTACCTGTGCCAGTCCAGCTGAGATTGAAAGACATCCAGTTCTTGAAGTCTACCACGTTGTCTGCAATACAAATTCATCTGAAGATAAATACCCACATGACTGCACAGCAATACTGGACTGCTGCCAGTACTGGGTTTATGGATTGATGG GAGGGTTCATTCTGTTACTGTTTGTATTTTTGCTGGTCTGTCTGATGCATAAGCACTGCAGACAAGATCGCCTCACTGGCCCGGTGTCTGGGAGGAAGGACTGGGACACTGTTGATTGTGAAAGGGGTTTTGGAGACACAGATAACAGGCTGTCCAGTGGTGCAGATCGTCCCCATTCTCCTCCACACTGTACTTTCCAAGGGAACCATGCCTTGACGTCTACAAGAAGAGGAAAGGAGGGAAGAATCACTCAAAAGATTGATCAGATCCGTTTATGCAGGACAGCTCCTGACTTGACCTGTCTGCCTATGGCCAGCAAACTGggtcaagtgaaaaaaaatgtagaaagaaCAGACCATTTTGAATCAGATG ACGCAGAGTATTTCAGAAAGGAGGGTGTGGTCCACTGTGAGGAACACAACATCTATGTTCAAAATCCCAGCCTGCATGACATCGACAATGCCCAAGCCCAAATTGGAACTCAAGTTACAGCTGGGATTTGCAGTGTGGAAGATAGGCGCTGGCTGAAAAGAGCTTTAAGTAAAAAAAGCAAATCCTGCCACAATTTGAATTTCAATATGAGGGATTTGTCTCTTGAGGGGgaagaaagaatgtggacaTGTGATCTTGACCTAAACAAAGCTGCAAAACCTACGAATGAATCATTGGCCAAAGTTCACGAAGCAAGTTACCAATTCAAAATGGAGGATCATTCTAAAACAGAGGACCAGGGCTTGCAAATTTTGGAAGACTTCCCAAGTTGTTTGGTTTCCACTAAGAGGTTCTTCTTCAAGGCTGATAACGCCCCACACTGTGGTGATGTGGGATGGGATACTGATGAGCTTGAAGGCAGTTTGGGGCCTCCAAACTTTCAACCGTGTGCTGCCGAAAATGTAAAAGATGAGGGACCTGACAAAAAAGACGAGAGGGATGAGGCCAATGAGGGCAGCAAGTGGCCAGGGGTCGAGGGTCATTTGTACAGAAAGGCTCATGGGAAAAATTGTTTCAAGAGCCCTGCAGTTTCCGATGCTAAACGTAAACAAGGCCATACTGTGTTGCAGCGGAAGAAGACAAAGCAGGAGAAAAAGAAAGTGGTCTTCTGGACAGGTGAGCTTCTGACCCGAGAGAGGTTCTGGAAGTATCACCAGAACTGCTGTGATGAGTACAAGCCCTGTCCAGCGGCCAGGACTATTCTGAAACAGCTCCTAGCGGCGCCCCCACGCGTGGTCACTGGCAAGGCCTCAATCGAAAGGCCTCCAGGTGACAGCGACCTCCTGCGAAACAACAAAATGCTCTCAGTCAATCTCTTACTCAGgctccaggagagagaggaga
- the LOC107079807 gene encoding uncharacterized protein: protein MLRKMNFFFTVVLMTGYFNFTSCADCVLESDYMYICTRIPQNYLPGISSVVFIGSDIGVINSSVFTSPSLASVSSLSLGKAGITQIQTGAFRSFQQLKKLNLYSNKLTQISSSWLSRPDILENLTIFENEVQKIDVRTLSEFSNLIALNLARNKIAEIASGSFQELHKLAVLDLSGNRLSYVSKEAFRSLRSTKLRLDGNPWDCSCQLKDFREFLRDMINASLLENYLDVTCETPPALKGTPVWNISELNCLSQSTPKPLLEPLLNIGVPILMGILAILCCVVCLAFLCKRNQEKKQVNPGGGRREEPGLPKGRRAVNVAVCQPGKSPQGPDAHGSGLKKGRAKSACAVLVRSPLPEHSLRKEEEEAGNKGQANFQAVYYCTAIAPGNGRRTNETDKMTEVRGGGGEGPNFPPSGPKGITATSPNYLCEDNMQCQTKIGNVSFTVESPHSHELVTETNQCSHGDENLPYLIINTQPAKLNVESMVQCHPYPTNKPVLFNPVRVKRMSTWPPAATEWKNNQVDKSDVQKYFLKQEEESEMEHNKEGRIVVFSIGNDTQKALHADRAKKTLQGGEAQKALQGDEAQKALQGGEAQKALQGGEAQKALQRGEAQKALQGGEAQKALQGGEAQKALQGDKPQKALQGDKPQKALQGEAQEALQEDKYQKALQGAKESEFSPKNDGIDGAEPQIDWNRRSTNEEMARRSLSPQLLTIEKANNGKCCKTSRGSQRQDTFPKKRSQQRQRTSHARDREDDEYDQPPVAVCDSPVDENLLHEVVENQGRWTRDRWKQTHKARQKCKQQGES from the exons ATGTTAAGAAAAATGAATT TTTTCTTCACAGTTGTTTTAATGACTGGATATTTTAACTTCACAAGTTGTGCCGACTGCGTTCTTGAATCAGACTACATGTACATCTGCACTAGAATACCACAAA ACTACCTTCCTGGTATTTCCTCTGTTGTGTTTATAGGCAGTGACATTGGGGTGATTAACTCATCTGTGTTCACCAGTCCCAGTTTGGCTTCTGTTTCTAGCCTGAGCTTGGGAAAAGCTGGCATCACTCAGATTCAAACTGGTGCTTTCAGATCCTTCCAGCAGCTGAAGAAACTGAACTTGTATAGCAACAAGTTGACGCAAATCAGCAGTTCATGGCTCTCCAGACCAGACATCCTGGAGAATCTAACCATATTCGAAAACGAGGTCCAGAAAATTGATGTGCGGACGCTGTCTGAATTTTCTAACCTGATAGCCCTCAACCTGGCTAGAAATAAAATTGCTGAAATAGCCAGTGGAAGTTTTCAGGAGCTCCACAAATTGGCTGTTCTGGACCTTTCTGGGAACAGGCTGTCATACGTAAGCAAAGAAGCTTTTCGTTCATTGCGGTCAACCAAGCTGAGGCTCGATGGGAATCCATGGGACTGTTCCTGTCAGCTGAAAGACTTCAGAGAGTTTCTTCGAG ataTGATAAATGCTTCTTTACTTGAAAATTATTTGGATGTGACCTGTGAAACTCCACCTGCTTTAAAGGGCACACCTGTATGGAACATTTCTGAGCTGAACTGCTTATCTCAGAGTACACCCAAACCTCTCTTGGAGCCCCTTCTCAATATAGGAGTCCCTATTTTAATGGGCATCCTGG CCATCCTCTGTTGTGTCGTGTGCCTCGCTTTTCTGTGCAAAcgaaatcaagaaaaaaaacaagtgaaccCGGGCGGAGGAAGACGAGAGGAGCCAGGACTTCCCAAGGGCAGGCGAGCTGTGAACGTAGCGGTGTGCCAGCCAGGAAAGTCCCCGCAGGGGCCCGACGCTCACGGGAGCGGGCTGAAGAAAGGTCGGGCCAAATCGGCCTGTGCAGTGCTCGTGAGATCCCCACTTCCAGAGCACAGTCTCCggaaggaggaggaagaggccgGAAACAAAGGCCAAGCCAATTTTCAGgctgtgtattactgtacaGCCATAGCTCCAGGAAATGGAAGAAGAACTAATGAAACTGACAAAATGACGGAGGTGAGAGGCGGAGGCGGAGAGGGACCTAATTTCCCACCATCTGGACCAAAAGGCATCACAGCCACCAGCCCTAATTATTTGTGTGAAGACAATATGCAGTGTCAAACTAAGATCGGGAATGTATCCTTCACTGTGGAAAGTCCCCATTCACACGAGTTAGTTACTGAAACAAACCAGTGTTCTCATGGAGATGAAAACTTACCTTATCTAATCATTAACACCCAACCAGCCAAACTCAACGTTGAATCCATGGTTCAGTGCCACCCGTACCCCACAAATAAACCAGTGCTCTTTAACCCTGTAAGGGTTAAGAGGATGTCAACCTGGCCCCCAGCAGCCACAGAGTGGAAAAACAATCAAGTGGATAAAAGTGATGTCCAGAAGTATTTTCTGAAGCAAGAGGAAGAATCTGAAATGGAGCACAACAAGGAGGGCCGTATAGTAGTTTTCTCAATAGGAAATGATACCCAGAAGGCATTGCATGCAGACAGAGCAAAGAAGACATTGCAAGGAGGCGAGGCCCAGAAGGCATTGCAAGGAGACGAGGCCCAGAAGGCATTGCAAGGAGGCGAGGCCCAGAAGGCATTGCAAGGAGGCGAGGCCCAGAAGGCATTGCAAAGAGGCGAGGCCCAGAAGGCATTGCAAGGAGGCGAGGCCCAGAAGGCATTGCAAGGAGGCGAGGCCCAGAAGGCATTGCAAGGAGACAAGCCCCAGAAGGCATTGCAAGGAGACAAGCCCCAGAAGGCATTGCAAGGCGAGGCCCAGGAGGCATTGCAAGAAGACAAATACCAGAAGGCATTGCAAGGAGCGAAGGAGAGTGAGTTTTCTCCAAAGAATGATGGTATAGATGGAGCCGAACCACAAATAGACTGGAACCGCAGGTCGACAAATGAAGAGATGGCCAGAAGAAGTCTAAGTCCCCAGTTGTTAACAATTGAGAAAGCAAACAATGGAAAGTGTTGCAAAACCAGCAGGGGCTCTCAAAGGCAGGATACTTTCCCCAAGAAGAGAAGTCAGCAGAGGCAGAGAACATCCCATGCCAGGGACAGAGAAGATGACGAATACGATCAGCCTCCTGTAGCCGTATGTGATTCACCAGTGGATGAAAACCTGCTTCACGAGGTGGTTGAGAATCAGGGCAGGTGGACCAGAGATAGGTGGAAGCAAACTCACAAAGCCAGACAAAAGTGCAAGCAGCAAGGTGAATCCTAA